A segment of the Elaeis guineensis isolate ETL-2024a chromosome 6, EG11, whole genome shotgun sequence genome:
AATTGTTGCACCACAGATCGGAAGATTGTTGCACAAGTGTTTGCCTGAAATCAGGTTTTATATTTTGGTTTTTAAAACATGTATCAAGAGTGGTTGATATGCGTCTGCACTTTCCTCTCTCAGTGAGATGGTTGAAAATTCTTTGATTGGTGAAGTTTGGTAGAAGGAAACTAATTGTGACACTATATCCAAAGAAATTAATATGTGAAATTATGCTGGGTAAAGTTTGAGTTTTAATGAGTCGTTATACTTAAAACCTTCCTTTTTATGCATGCAATTCTCTTTAATGGATGGTAGTGTTTAAGGTTTTGGACTGGAACCTCTTTTTGCATCTTCTTTTATCCCTGCTCTTCCAACTTTCTTCCTCTTATCTCTCCCCTCCCTACTTTTGTTCCTCCCTCTTTCCTTCTTCCCTGCCtagctttttttcttttctcctctaCTCTCTCTTAAATCTCCTTTATCCTCTTTAGCATCTctgtttcttttctcttttctttccccTTTTCATTATAGGAGTTGGTCATCATGAACATTCCTCATCACTTGCCAAGTTCAAGGCATAACTAATAAAGGTTCTTCTTTTCTATGGCAagcataccaaaaaaaaaaaaaaaatcctcatcTAGTTGTCAGAATATTTGGAGCTATAGTAAAGGAACTTTAGAATATTAAAATGATAAAGATATTGTCAAGGTTCATGGAAGAAATGGATATTCAAATCAACCAAAGATGAGTGGCACTTACTTGAATAATGGATGCTCGAGGTAATTTGCTACACATGGGAAGCATTGGAATCTCTGCTTGAAATCACATGTAAAGTAGCACATAATACCTACCTAAAGTTAAGTCAATGGGCTATTGTAGCTTTTGTAGCCCTCCTATCTCCTAAAAAGCCAAGCTTCAGCTGACATCTTTTTGAATGCCCcctaaatattttgaaattaaacctatCATGCTTACTCCTTGAAGAACTCAGGATAAATGGAGGAGTTATTACGGATGCATGTGTCATGTTTTTCATAGTTTTTAGAACTGTTGGTTAAGACTTCAAATGAAACTGAGACCTGGGACAAAGGAAGTTTAAACATGCAAGGTAGTGATCCAATGGACATCGGTTCATGAACTCAAAAATGTAAGTTCATTCCATGGAAGTAGGTATACTTTCACGGCCTTCattttttatctcttttggaGTAAAGGATATTAGGAAAGTTGCTCGTAGTTAAGGCATTACATTTGCTTAGATCTGTTTTTAACCGATAAGATGCCCAAGAACAGCTGAGGCATACTGAAGTTTTCTTTTTGTATGAAATCTAACTTGAAGATGTTGCAAGAATTAACTCCTTAGATGCCTCAAGATGAGTTCCTTACCAGTGGCCAAGGAGAATGCTTGAGGTATTTATGAGTAAAAGAAGCTGGCATGGACAATGAAGGACATGTTAGACATGTGCCTCATGCCTTCTTTTATGCTGTTTATTGCAGGCAAGGATTAGAACCTTGATTCACCACTTTCATAGCATCCTTCTGCGTCTACATATAGTTCTGTATTGATACTGAGGATAACTGTTGGATTCCCAGTAATAAGGTGATCTCCAAAAATAACAATACCTTATCTTGTGGATGAAGGCTAGTGTATACAGTATGGAATTTCATGCAAATTTTTGAATTGCTATATGTCTGCATATGCATATAACTTATGTTCAATTACTTTATGTTGCCACTCCATGAAAATGAATGTCCGGTTTGGTCATGTTTATAACCACTCTCACTCATACATAACTATTCTTCATATAATTGTTTGAGATTTCAGAAGTTGCTCTGTCTTCTGCAGTTATTGTCAAATGTTCAATTGAGTCCTGTTACTTACTGGCACCTTTATAAAGCTATAATTGCGCTGATAATTTcctatttatttatctaatttgTCTTGAAATAACAGATGTTCTTACCTAGTACTGGTCATAACTTTCTAAATCTTGCTAGGTTAGCTCGGAAGTACTGCAACCATGATCATTTATCTGAAGATGCAACATGGAATGGAAATACATAACTTTGCTAGAAATGCATAACTTTGCTATCCATGACCTAAATTCTATTGGTAACTTTTTGGTGTGGCAGAAAACTTCCGAGAAGACTCCCCAGAGAGCATCAAGCAAGATAATGGGCAAAGCActctctataattttatttatcctaGCAAAGAACTTCTTCCTGATGATAAAGAGATGAGCATTTTTGACCATTTAGAGGAGCTTCGCCAGAGAATATTTGTCTCTGTTTTGGCTGTAGGAGCTGCTATGTTAGGTTGCTTTGCTTTTTCAAAGGATTTAATATTGCTCCTTGAAGCACCTGTAAGTGCTCAAGGAGTTCGCTTTCTGCAACTATCTCCTGGGGAGTTTTTCTTTACAACTTTAAaggtaaaattttgagaaaatggcTGTCTTTACTTATTATTGTCTTTATCAGATGCTATTCTATGTAATTACTGCTGAGGCATATTTTTTGTTTGTCTTGTAACTGCACCAGTTTTCTTGAAGCTGATACTCCTCGTCAGATGTATTTGTTTAATACAACTCAGTAAATCCAATTTATAGCACATTGGGTTCTTAaaccccccctccccctccctccctctgtCTGGGTCTCAAACCGACTTCAGTGGGATTAGACAAGGTccaaatatatatacatagatatatataaatatataccttCAGTCATGTATAATTAAAAACTAAATTGAATTTACCATGAAGGGCTTTTTTTCTTACTCATGGCACTTCTGATGGTTTAAATCTGTCAATATGCAGCAGTTTTAGGAAGTGATTCTGCTCATTATGATATAAGTGTTTTAATGCTAAGCAGGTATCTGGTTACTGTGGGCTTCTTCTGGGGAGTCCTGTCATTCTCTATGAGGTCATAGCATTTGTTCTTCCTGGTCTAACAAGAGACGAAAGAAGGTTCCTAGGGCCTATTGTCCTGGGCTCGTCAGTGCTCTTTTATGCTGGCATTGCTTTCTCCTATTCAATTCTAACTCCAGCAGCCTTAAATTTCTTTGTCAATTATGCGGAAGGGGCAGTGGAGTCAATATGGTCTATTGATCAATACTTTGAGTTTGTGCTTGTGCTTATGTTCAGCACAGGATTGTCATTTCAGGTACTGTTGAATATTCCCATTACATTTCTATTCAATTCTGATATGAGAGCATATTACTTTAGAAATCCCTGTCATGAAACCACATTATGCCTCGACAAGTCAGGTTTTCTCTTATGGACAGAGTAAGTAGAGATTACAAATAATACCTTCTAAGTTTTCTGCTGTCtttgctttctctctctctctctctgggcaTGCACACATCTCATAGCATGCTCACGTAGTTCcaatggaacttgtcaattttttttcCAGCCCATCTCATTCTCTCATATACATGTTCATGcagcacacacacaaaaaaaaaaaaagaaaagaaaaaagaaaaaaaaaatacaattttGTTCTGCTACTTGTGATATATGTGTTCTGCAAttgttatttattattattttttgtcaATTAGTACATTGGCCACCCTTCTGTCTTATCTTTCATGCCATGCATTTTTTTTCTGGCATCCAAATATCGTCATTGCTTCTGTTGAAGACCAAGAGTATCTTAACAGTTAATATATGATCTTCTCAGTAGGTATAAGGCTTGAGTGGTAGTCCAAAACTGTTGTTGTTTTATTGGATTGATCCTGGTCATGTCTATAGATTTTTTAGAGATGTTTGTTGGATAAGGGTCGTGGATTCTGGTTGCAGGACCGATAGTGTTCAAAGTCAAGGAAGCTGATACTAATTACTATTTTGTATCCAGGGCTTCCCGACTTATGACACAAGCTTTTTAATTGTTGATTTGCAGGTTCCGGTTATACAGCTCTTGTTGGGACAGGTTGGTTTGGTGTCTGGGGACCAAATGCTCTCCATCTGGAGATATGTTGTGGTTGGTGCTGTTGTCGCTGCCGCTGTGCTTACACCGTCAACTGATCCGCTGACCCAGATACTGTTGGCAGGGCCACTGTTAGGTCTCTACTTCGGTGGTGCATGGATGGTGAAGCTAATTGGTCGTTAACTGCTTTTGCCTAATGCATAATTTGCCTTCAAATGGATCCATGATAACCCATTAGGTATCACAAGCACACTAGAGGTAAGTGTTGTTTACATTTAGTATTCTATTTGTTTTTGTATCATGACCATACCCAACGTATATTTTTGTATATAGGTGGATGGGAGCCTTGGGTTTCTTCTGTTATTCTAGTTTGATTTGATATGTAATTACATATTTGTACACCAGCCAGCAGGAGTGGTTTATTAGTTGATCCAGTTAAAGTAGATGATGTTGCATTCTGATTCCTGAGTTGTGCCActgatgtgcaccatcatgaaaaaagagatgatcacatgccacatatggatccaagagccaaattaATGATTTTACTCACGTGCGTAGAAGGATGATatggtgcgaatcagatttggcaggaatttgaaaaaaattattgcttgaaaaaagagccgagtttagaagcttgttatgttcttcctaattcaccatgatctccagccaccatcatttccataatagcaagacgcaatcaaggttgttttgttcttcctaattcaccatgatctctagccaccatcatttccatagtagcaggatgcagccaaagttattttgttcttcctaattcaccatgatctccagccaccatcattttcatagtagcaagatacggccactattattttctttgtagcaagatatagccatcatcatttctatgatggtcaaattctgttatttccttTCATTTACTGAAtgtcttatgttccctctcttatctatataaaggaaggcgatctatgtattcaattcagatttcaatgaatgaaaatgagtgttgctgatttctcttatctaactcctgtgtgttagtggcgagttataaaccctagaacttatcactcacattcttcttttcttgagtgtggcgttctacccctttgtgatctAATTGTGACGATTTTtttatcaatcagatttcaaaggtttctttttttttctctcttttcttatgCTCCAATCTttattcttacctacacaagatagttatttaggtctgggcacatcagtttggtatcagagcctgagggAGTGCTTGACATTCAAATCATGTTTGGAGGAGACGAGGCCCCTGTCATTCCTAGAGGCATGAGTCTGGAACAAGCTCAGATTATGGGGCTCCAGCGGCGTCAAGAAGAGATGATGGAGCAACTCAATCGCCTAACACAAGCATTTGAGTGGTTGGCAACACTTCCCCCACCACCACAGCGGCATGGCCATCCAGCACCACGACGAGTTGATCGCAATGATGAAGAGGAGTATGACGAACCCGGAGATGATGATAGTGTGGAGGAACACTCATGGCAAAGGCGGCAGCAAAGGAGTTTGGGAGACAATATTAAgatgaggatcccatcctttaaaggaaccagctcatccgaagaatatctggaatgggtgcaacgtgtggagaaggtctttgaatgtcaagattattctgaggtaaaaaaatgtaaacttgctgcccttgaattcactgattatgctaatctttggtgagagaatgtgaaagctcagcgtaggagggatggagaagaggagatccgAAACTGGAGG
Coding sequences within it:
- the LOC140858497 gene encoding sec-independent protein translocase protein TATC, chloroplastic-like, which translates into the protein MGSTALLSHPQISSCFRRLGAAKQHRYAAPRIKVTPFPSSPHRHRRLLRSALEDDAREGQQQQQLLAGVGATVEERPENFREDSPESIKQDNGQSTLYNFIYPSKELLPDDKEMSIFDHLEELRQRIFVSVLAVGAAMLGCFAFSKDLILLLEAPVSAQGVRFLQLSPGEFFFTTLKVSGYCGLLLGSPVILYEVIAFVLPGLTRDERRFLGPIVLGSSVLFYAGIAFSYSILTPAALNFFVNYAEGAVESIWSIDQYFEFVLVLMFSTGLSFQVPVIQLLLGQVGLVSGDQMLSIWRYVVVGAVVAAAVLTPSTDPLTQILLAGPLLGLYFGGAWMVKLIGR